A window of Streptomyces sp. N50 contains these coding sequences:
- a CDS encoding luciferase family protein, translating into MMTTDADISNSPFGAPVAVTRGDAVTPLVVLLHGRGSRETEIMALADALPPELSYAAVRAPLAEGPGFAWFANRGIGRPVPESLRASMNWFNAWLDGIAPPGRPVLLVGFSGGAAFAGGLVLDNPERFAGAAILYGTLPFDAGVPTVTARLAGVPVFVAQGEHDRVIPRELLDRTWRYLTEESGAPTIARRDPVGHGIATSALAELAGWLGERADYIARHGFPGREPARWPALPEGLPDRAGPRPRVSVAIPQQQLTDNSQPELQEKLFARLSALVGVDTDQSAISVPGARGFMLTQALTTGPAEAFLVPMAREFAHLHPGHDGSLHIALPVGLAADAIRHGWAVAHPLAGIRLTPGMVLVYGPRDERELDVVTAIVSTSHAWAAGKFTPAAA; encoded by the coding sequence ATGATGACCACGGACGCCGACATATCGAACTCCCCGTTCGGGGCGCCGGTCGCGGTGACCCGGGGCGACGCGGTGACTCCGCTCGTCGTACTGCTGCACGGCCGCGGCTCGCGCGAGACCGAGATCATGGCGCTCGCCGACGCGCTGCCACCTGAGCTGTCGTACGCCGCCGTACGCGCACCCCTCGCGGAGGGGCCCGGGTTCGCCTGGTTCGCCAACCGCGGTATCGGACGCCCGGTCCCGGAGTCCCTGCGAGCGTCCATGAACTGGTTCAACGCCTGGCTCGACGGGATCGCCCCACCCGGTCGTCCCGTTCTGCTCGTCGGCTTCAGCGGCGGCGCCGCGTTCGCGGGCGGGCTGGTCCTGGACAACCCGGAGCGCTTCGCCGGAGCGGCGATCCTCTACGGCACGTTGCCGTTCGACGCAGGGGTGCCCACGGTGACCGCGCGACTCGCCGGAGTGCCGGTGTTCGTCGCCCAGGGCGAGCACGACCGTGTCATCCCGCGTGAACTGCTCGACCGCACCTGGCGTTACCTGACCGAGGAGTCCGGGGCGCCGACGATCGCCCGCCGGGACCCCGTGGGACACGGCATCGCCACCAGCGCGTTGGCGGAACTCGCGGGCTGGCTCGGGGAGCGTGCTGACTACATAGCCCGTCATGGATTTCCCGGCAGAGAGCCGGCGCGCTGGCCGGCTCTCCCCGAGGGGCTTCCCGACCGCGCCGGGCCGAGGCCGCGCGTCAGCGTGGCAATTCCCCAGCAGCAGTTGACCGACAACTCGCAACCGGAACTGCAGGAGAAGTTGTTCGCCCGGCTGAGCGCGCTCGTCGGCGTCGACACCGACCAGTCGGCGATATCCGTGCCGGGTGCGCGAGGCTTCATGCTCACGCAGGCCCTCACCACCGGTCCTGCGGAGGCATTCCTCGTGCCAATGGCCAGGGAGTTCGCTCACCTGCACCCCGGACACGACGGCTCGCTCCACATCGCGCTGCCGGTCGGCCTGGCGGCCGACGCGATCCGGCACGGCTGGGCCGTGGCTCATCCGCTCGCCGGGATCAGGCTCACTCCGGGCATGGTGCTGGTCTACGGGCCCCGCGACGAGCGCGAACTCGACGTCGTCACCGCGATCGTGAGCACCAGTCACGCCTGGGCCGCGGGGAAGTTCACCCCGGCCGCCGCCTAG
- a CDS encoding MarR family transcriptional regulator has protein sequence MPSATPIDDPLITTFGRLAEAYSRLEQWLGSAMESETGLPHVWFEVLIRLARSEGEQLTMSSLADQIALTTSGVTRLVDRMQIAGYVERRPCPTDRRVSYAGITATGRDALDRAAVVHARNLRKVFDGFTPQDLAVLDTALDHVREAASGLPRRP, from the coding sequence ATGCCTTCCGCGACCCCCATCGACGACCCTCTGATCACCACGTTCGGCCGCCTGGCCGAGGCGTACAGCCGACTGGAGCAGTGGCTCGGGTCGGCCATGGAGTCCGAGACGGGGCTCCCACACGTCTGGTTCGAGGTGCTCATCCGGCTGGCCCGCTCGGAGGGGGAACAGCTCACGATGAGTTCCCTGGCCGACCAGATCGCCCTCACCACGAGTGGCGTGACCCGCCTCGTGGACCGCATGCAGATTGCGGGATACGTCGAGCGGCGCCCGTGCCCCACCGACCGGCGCGTCTCCTACGCGGGCATCACCGCCACCGGGCGCGACGCGCTCGACCGAGCGGCCGTCGTGCACGCCCGGAACCTGCGAAAAGTCTTCGACGGCTTCACCCCACAGGACCTGGCCGTGCTGGACACAGCACTGGACCACGTCCGGGAGGCGGCGTCGGGGCTGCCCCGGCGGCCATGA
- a CDS encoding NADPH-dependent F420 reductase: MHVAIIGAGNVGSALSRAAVTAGHTVSVSATSPEKAAAVAAETGARPAANNADAVTGADLVVLAVPGSAVTSVADELAPAVSGKIVVDATNPLNATFTDLDIEETAAAQTLQRHLPNTPVVKAFNTVFAGRLGNPVEQGVPLHLFYAGDDADAKKNVAEFASSLGFASIDAGGLRMARALEEMAFLNISLNATQGWAWQSGWALLGPTG, encoded by the coding sequence ATGCATGTCGCGATCATCGGAGCGGGCAACGTGGGCTCCGCTCTCAGCAGGGCCGCGGTAACCGCCGGACACACGGTGTCCGTCTCGGCGACCAGCCCGGAGAAGGCCGCTGCGGTAGCGGCCGAAACGGGAGCGCGTCCCGCGGCGAACAACGCGGACGCCGTGACCGGCGCCGACCTCGTGGTGCTGGCCGTACCCGGTAGCGCGGTGACCTCCGTCGCGGACGAACTGGCGCCGGCGGTGAGTGGCAAGATTGTCGTCGATGCCACCAACCCGCTGAACGCGACCTTCACCGACCTCGACATCGAGGAGACCGCGGCCGCGCAGACCCTCCAACGGCACCTGCCGAACACGCCCGTGGTGAAGGCCTTCAACACCGTCTTCGCCGGACGCCTCGGCAACCCCGTCGAGCAGGGCGTTCCGTTGCACCTCTTCTACGCCGGGGACGATGCCGACGCGAAGAAGAACGTCGCGGAGTTCGCATCCTCGCTCGGCTTCGCGTCGATCGACGCGGGTGGGCTGCGCATGGCCCGCGCGCTGGAGGAGATGGCCTTCCTGAACATCTCGCTCAACGCGACCCAGGGCTGGGCGTGGCAGTCCGGGTGGGCACTGCTCGGCCCGACCGGCTGA
- a CDS encoding ester cyclase — MERRSMLKGGAAAAFGALAITAVTSGESLAQAATQYPGLLPDPATTPVPNPPYPHNLTRAERKHLETFDELDFEVFTHADWARLGESHAQNIRVHWPDGHYTDGIDKHIEDLAALFVWGPDTRILSHPLRVAKNELTCVTGVMEGTFTRPMPDGNGGFIQPTGKKYAINMATVGIWNRRGTMDEEFLFWDNQAFYGQIGLG; from the coding sequence ATGGAGCGTCGTTCCATGCTCAAGGGTGGAGCCGCCGCCGCGTTCGGTGCGCTCGCCATCACCGCTGTGACGAGCGGGGAAAGTCTGGCGCAGGCTGCCACGCAGTACCCGGGTCTGCTCCCGGACCCGGCCACCACGCCAGTGCCGAACCCGCCTTACCCCCACAACCTGACCCGTGCCGAGCGGAAGCACCTGGAGACCTTCGACGAGCTGGACTTCGAGGTGTTCACCCACGCCGACTGGGCACGCCTGGGCGAGAGCCACGCGCAGAACATCCGCGTGCACTGGCCCGACGGGCACTACACCGACGGCATTGACAAGCACATCGAGGACCTCGCCGCCCTGTTCGTGTGGGGGCCCGACACACGGATTCTGTCGCACCCCCTGCGGGTCGCGAAGAACGAACTGACCTGTGTCACCGGCGTGATGGAGGGCACCTTCACCCGCCCCATGCCCGACGGGAACGGCGGCTTCATTCAGCCGACCGGCAAGAAGTACGCCATCAACATGGCCACGGTCGGCATCTGGAACCGCCGAGGAACCATGGACGAGGAGTTCCTGTTCTGGGACAACCAGGCCTTCTATGGGCAGATCGGCCTCGGCTGA
- a CDS encoding NAD(P)-dependent alcohol dehydrogenase: MTTITAAVARVHKAPLTLEQLQLDDIRDNEVRVRMVATGVCHTDFIVRDGVYPTPLPAVLGHEGAGIVEAVGKTVTRVKAGDHVVMSAAYCTHCTECLAGQMAYCENLFTQDFGGRRDDGSTALSAQDGTVVSSHFFGQSAFSTHANVVESSVIQVDPAAPLETLAPLGCGMQTGAGSVLNELRPPAGSSFAVSGAGAVGLAAIMAARVAGCTTIVAIDLHDSRLELAKELGATHTINGRSADVADELMRITGGRGVYNILDTTGIPGVLAPLVGALSIRGTLALVGAAAPGTEAPFEIGQSLVKGWTFKTIVQGSSVPQLFIPRLVELYEQGRFPLDKLIQHYKFDDINTAFADSESGVTVKPVVVF, from the coding sequence ATGACCACGATCACCGCCGCCGTCGCGCGGGTGCACAAGGCACCTCTGACCCTCGAACAGCTTCAACTCGACGACATCCGGGACAACGAAGTGCGGGTCAGGATGGTGGCCACCGGTGTGTGTCACACCGACTTCATCGTCCGCGACGGCGTCTACCCCACTCCGCTCCCGGCGGTGCTCGGCCACGAGGGCGCCGGTATCGTCGAGGCGGTCGGGAAGACGGTCACCCGGGTCAAGGCCGGCGACCACGTGGTGATGTCCGCCGCCTACTGCACCCACTGCACGGAGTGCCTGGCCGGCCAGATGGCCTACTGCGAGAACCTGTTCACCCAGGACTTCGGCGGCCGTCGTGACGACGGCTCGACCGCGCTGTCCGCCCAGGACGGTACGGTCGTCTCCTCGCACTTCTTCGGCCAGTCCGCGTTCAGCACGCACGCCAACGTCGTCGAGAGCAGTGTCATCCAGGTCGATCCGGCCGCGCCGCTGGAGACGTTGGCGCCGCTCGGCTGCGGTATGCAGACCGGCGCAGGGTCCGTCCTCAACGAACTCCGTCCGCCGGCCGGATCGTCCTTCGCGGTCTCCGGCGCCGGCGCGGTGGGCCTGGCCGCGATCATGGCGGCCCGTGTCGCCGGCTGCACCACGATCGTCGCGATCGACCTCCACGACTCCCGCCTCGAACTGGCGAAGGAGCTCGGCGCCACCCACACGATCAACGGCCGCAGTGCTGATGTCGCCGACGAATTGATGCGGATCACGGGCGGCAGGGGCGTCTACAACATCCTCGACACCACGGGCATCCCGGGAGTGCTGGCTCCGCTGGTCGGCGCACTGTCCATCCGGGGGACTCTGGCCCTGGTGGGAGCAGCGGCTCCTGGCACTGAGGCGCCGTTCGAGATCGGGCAGTCCCTGGTGAAGGGGTGGACGTTCAAGACCATCGTCCAAGGGAGTTCCGTACCCCAGCTGTTCATCCCGCGCCTGGTCGAGCTGTACGAGCAGGGGCGCTTCCCCCTAGACAAGCTCATCCAGCACTACAAGTTCGACGACATCAACACCGCTTTCGCGGACTCCGAGTCAGGTGTCACCGTCAAGCCGGTGGTCGTCTTCTGA
- a CDS encoding GMC family oxidoreductase, protein MSHPHYVIVGAGTAGPVIAARLTEDPTVDVVLLEAGKENTYEASRTQGAFFALHGSEADWQYETTAQPGIGGRSITHPRGKVVGGSCALNVGAWLRGTPGDYDVWSKEGAHGWDGAEALRAYLRIEDTDRGPSQWRGSGGPMTLSDLPSPTSLPDALLDGFTEAGYGARGDSAGATPYVADRFQSIFKARTRRTSADAYLDEEVRARPNLRIVTEALVSKVVFDGARATGVVYEKGGTEHTLDVEREVILCAGVINTPQLLMLSGVGPAAHLREHGIEVVADLPGVGGNLHDHPVAPVVALAPSGVGGSYQGNPLSDESLAQWRLDRTGPTAFFSQNGVGFVARTPGSPVPDYELLFDYNPDISDDSPVAGATGGDQRSGYKVWAVLLHPKSRGTLRLASADPHDKPVIDPKYLSHPDDLPDLVDAMRHAQKVTQSPSLAPYTEAVYPAIGAPDSEFHEAILKTMYTTYHLVGTARMGDPSDDRTVVDPQLRVRGVTGLRVADASVIPSLISGHTIAPSIMIGERAVELIRETS, encoded by the coding sequence ATGTCTCATCCCCACTACGTCATCGTCGGTGCCGGTACGGCCGGCCCCGTCATCGCGGCCCGACTCACCGAGGACCCCACCGTCGACGTCGTCCTCTTGGAGGCCGGCAAGGAGAACACCTACGAGGCCAGCCGCACCCAGGGCGCCTTCTTCGCCCTCCACGGCAGCGAGGCCGACTGGCAGTACGAGACCACTGCCCAGCCGGGCATCGGTGGTCGTTCCATCACCCACCCGCGCGGCAAGGTCGTCGGTGGTTCGTGTGCCCTGAATGTCGGTGCTTGGCTTCGAGGCACCCCCGGTGACTACGACGTCTGGAGCAAGGAGGGTGCTCATGGCTGGGACGGAGCCGAGGCCCTGCGTGCGTACCTGCGCATCGAGGACACGGACCGTGGCCCCTCGCAGTGGCGAGGCTCCGGCGGTCCAATGACCCTTTCCGACCTGCCCTCGCCCACCAGTCTTCCCGACGCCCTGCTGGACGGCTTCACCGAAGCGGGCTACGGGGCACGTGGCGACAGCGCCGGTGCCACCCCCTACGTCGCCGACCGGTTCCAGAGCATCTTCAAGGCCCGTACCCGGCGAACCTCCGCCGATGCCTACCTCGATGAGGAGGTACGCGCCCGTCCCAACCTGCGAATCGTCACCGAGGCGCTGGTCAGCAAAGTCGTTTTCGACGGCGCCCGCGCCACGGGCGTCGTCTACGAGAAGGGTGGCACCGAGCACACCCTCGACGTCGAGCGCGAAGTGATCCTGTGCGCCGGTGTCATCAACACCCCGCAGCTGCTCATGCTTTCCGGCGTCGGCCCCGCCGCGCACCTGCGCGAGCACGGCATCGAGGTCGTCGCGGACCTCCCCGGCGTCGGCGGGAACCTGCACGACCACCCCGTCGCGCCGGTCGTCGCGCTCGCGCCCTCCGGTGTCGGAGGCTCCTATCAGGGAAACCCCCTGTCCGACGAGTCCTTGGCCCAGTGGCGCCTGGACCGCACCGGCCCCACCGCCTTCTTCTCCCAGAATGGAGTCGGCTTCGTCGCCCGCACGCCCGGCTCGCCCGTGCCGGACTACGAACTGCTCTTCGATTACAACCCGGACATCAGCGACGACAGCCCGGTCGCGGGGGCCACCGGTGGCGACCAGCGCAGCGGCTACAAGGTCTGGGCGGTGCTGCTGCATCCCAAGAGCCGTGGCACCCTGCGCCTGGCCTCGGCCGATCCGCATGACAAGCCCGTCATCGATCCGAAGTACCTCAGCCACCCCGACGACCTGCCGGACCTCGTCGACGCGATGCGCCACGCGCAGAAAGTCACCCAGTCCCCGTCGCTGGCTCCGTACACCGAGGCGGTCTATCCCGCGATCGGTGCCCCCGACTCCGAATTCCACGAGGCCATCCTCAAGACCATGTACACCACCTACCACCTCGTCGGGACGGCCCGGATGGGAGACCCGTCCGACGACAGGACCGTGGTCGACCCACAACTGCGGGTGCGCGGTGTCACGGGGCTCCGTGTGGCGGACGCCTCCGTGATCCCCTCGCTGATCAGCGGTCACACCATCGCCCCCAGCATCATGATCGGTGAACGTGCCGTCGAGCTGATCCGCGAGACGAGCTGA